Proteins found in one Paenibacillus borealis genomic segment:
- a CDS encoding F0F1 ATP synthase subunit delta → MSRDTVVAKRYAKALYSAAVDEGITLEVEAQLRLVVEVLHYDAEVKQFILAPRISQSDKLNVLRGALKGKVSEAVMNMVELLVERGRTDIFAELLATYVKIEGDALGIGDATVYSAYSLNQEEQDSVAAEFSQLTNRKIRVTNVVDKSLLGGLKVIIGDTLYDGSLSGKLERLEKSFNDKQRR, encoded by the coding sequence ATGAGCCGCGATACGGTAGTTGCCAAACGCTATGCCAAAGCCTTGTACAGTGCAGCAGTGGATGAAGGCATTACACTTGAAGTGGAAGCCCAGCTTAGGTTAGTAGTCGAAGTGCTTCATTATGATGCAGAGGTGAAACAGTTTATTCTGGCACCGCGCATCTCGCAATCCGACAAGCTGAATGTGCTGCGCGGGGCGCTTAAAGGTAAAGTCTCGGAAGCGGTAATGAACATGGTAGAACTGCTGGTAGAGCGGGGCAGAACCGATATTTTCGCAGAACTGCTGGCCACGTACGTCAAGATAGAAGGGGACGCCCTTGGCATCGGCGATGCTACTGTCTACTCCGCCTATTCTCTGAATCAAGAGGAACAGGATAGTGTAGCGGCAGAGTTCAGCCAGCTTACAAACCGCAAGATTCGTGTTACCAATGTGGTGGATAAGAGCCTGCTAGGCGGACTGAAGGTCATCATCGGCGATACGCTGTATGACGGCAGTCTGTCCGGCAAGCTGGAGCGTCTTGAGAAATCTTTTAATGATAAGCAAAGAAGATAG
- the atpF gene encoding F0F1 ATP synthase subunit B: MTIVWTNILFSIIAFGILYFLLSKFAFSKLFGIMEKRREMVLQQMDEAAKTREQAVAYVEEQKQALQQARQEAQAIIQQSQVTSNNQVDKLLDQAKAEATRLKDEAVRDIESEKNKAVEALRSELGTASVRIASKLLEKEVKADGEQEQLVDQYLKEVGGRP; the protein is encoded by the coding sequence GTGACTATCGTTTGGACAAATATATTGTTTTCCATTATCGCCTTTGGGATCCTGTATTTCCTGCTCAGCAAATTTGCTTTCAGCAAGCTGTTCGGAATTATGGAGAAGCGCCGCGAAATGGTGCTGCAGCAAATGGATGAAGCAGCCAAGACCAGAGAACAGGCGGTCGCTTACGTAGAAGAACAGAAGCAGGCTCTGCAGCAGGCACGCCAAGAGGCGCAGGCTATCATTCAGCAGTCCCAGGTTACAAGCAACAATCAGGTTGACAAGCTTCTGGATCAGGCTAAAGCTGAAGCTACCCGCCTTAAGGACGAAGCGGTCCGTGATATTGAGAGCGAGAAGAACAAGGCTGTGGAAGCTTTGCGCAGCGAGCTGGGTACAGCATCGGTCCGCATTGCATCCAAGCTGCTTGAAAAAGAAGTTAAGGCTGACGGCGAACAGGAACAACTCGTTGATCAATACCTCAAAGAGGTAGGAGGCCGACCATGA
- the atpE gene encoding F0F1 ATP synthase subunit C: MEFLAAAIAVGLGALGAGLGNGMIVSKTVESIARQPEARNALQTTMFIGVGIVEVIPLAATVIAFLIMFT, translated from the coding sequence ATGGAATTTTTGGCAGCAGCAATCGCGGTTGGTTTAGGCGCACTCGGTGCAGGTCTTGGTAACGGTATGATCGTCAGCAAAACAGTTGAGTCCATCGCTCGTCAACCGGAAGCACGTAACGCACTGCAGACAACAATGTTTATCGGTGTAGGTATCGTGGAAGTTATTCCTTTGGCCGCTACAGTTATCGCATTCCTGATCATGTTTACTTAA
- the atpB gene encoding F0F1 ATP synthase subunit A, with the protein MHEMPLIYVGGIPIDLSAILMLVISSVIVFALVMLSVRNLSVDNPSRLQNFMEWVVEFVQGLISSAMDLKKGKPYISLGLTLILFIFVSNLLGLPFSFITEAHEPVHIFGHVIEATKNLTHGEHVEILWYKSPTADINVTAGLAIVVFVLMNYLGIKLNGKHYFKHYIEPFPIFLPLNIIENLAKPVALAIRLFANIFAGEVLITVILKLGIFSIPFLAVWQGFSIFVGALQAFIFTILTMVYIAQMTIHEEEAH; encoded by the coding sequence ATGCACGAAATGCCTTTAATCTATGTTGGCGGAATACCGATTGACTTGTCAGCGATACTGATGCTGGTGATCAGTTCGGTGATCGTGTTCGCTCTGGTCATGCTGTCCGTCCGCAACCTGTCTGTTGATAATCCGTCACGACTTCAGAATTTCATGGAGTGGGTCGTTGAATTTGTACAGGGACTGATCAGCAGCGCCATGGATTTGAAGAAAGGGAAGCCTTACATATCACTGGGATTGACGCTGATACTGTTTATCTTCGTCTCCAATCTCCTTGGTCTGCCGTTTTCCTTCATTACAGAAGCCCATGAGCCGGTTCACATTTTTGGACATGTTATCGAAGCAACCAAGAACCTGACACATGGCGAGCATGTAGAGATTCTGTGGTATAAATCGCCGACTGCAGATATCAATGTAACCGCCGGGTTGGCGATTGTCGTATTTGTACTAATGAACTATTTGGGAATCAAGCTGAATGGCAAACATTATTTCAAACACTATATTGAGCCGTTCCCAATCTTCTTGCCGCTTAACATCATTGAGAACCTGGCGAAGCCGGTGGCGCTTGCCATTCGTCTATTTGCTAATATTTTTGCCGGCGAGGTTCTGATCACCGTAATTCTGAAGCTGGGGATATTCAGTATCCCGTTCCTGGCTGTCTGGCAGGGCTTCAGTATCTTTGTAGGCGCGCTTCAGGCGTTTATCTTTACGATTCTGACGATGGTGTACATCGCGCAGATGACGATCCACGAGGAAGAAGCACATTAA
- a CDS encoding ATP synthase subunit I gives MDNMTPVINTVTRVTVIIMAGLLMGWALHHETRAVTLGMSLGLLAGLVNFRYLALKVRRVTQAVADKQKSSFSLGFATRISFAILVTMFSVKIEHFSLEATIAGLFIPQLLSIPVGIYLGIKNKL, from the coding sequence ATGGATAATATGACTCCCGTAATCAATACCGTTACCAGGGTGACAGTAATCATTATGGCAGGCTTGTTAATGGGATGGGCTCTTCATCATGAGACCCGTGCAGTTACTCTGGGCATGTCGCTGGGCTTGCTGGCAGGACTCGTTAACTTTCGTTATCTTGCCCTCAAAGTAAGAAGGGTGACACAGGCGGTTGCGGATAAACAGAAAAGTTCTTTCAGCCTTGGTTTCGCTACAAGAATCAGTTTCGCTATTCTGGTCACCATGTTTTCGGTCAAAATCGAGCATTTCTCGCTGGAGGCAACGATTGCCGGCCTGTTCATCCCCCAGCTTCTATCTATTCCCGTGGGGATATATTTAGGAATCAAGAATAAGCTGTAG
- a CDS encoding ATPase F0F1: MKEQKNEAGLGRIALVLGGAGSLLAAYIVIGFFVARWLQNLMDGPKAWLAIGTIAGMILGVVNVALLIKKFLGEQNG, translated from the coding sequence ATGAAGGAACAAAAGAACGAGGCCGGACTGGGACGTATTGCTTTGGTTCTCGGGGGTGCAGGCAGCTTGCTTGCCGCTTACATTGTTATAGGTTTTTTTGTGGCAAGGTGGCTGCAGAACCTGATGGACGGACCTAAGGCTTGGCTGGCCATCGGAACAATTGCCGGGATGATTCTCGGGGTTGTGAATGTTGCTTTGCTAATCAAAAAATTTCTGGGGGAGCAAAATGGATAA
- the wecB gene encoding non-hydrolyzing UDP-N-acetylglucosamine 2-epimerase, with protein MSKIKVMTIFGVRPEAIKMAPLVLELNRHPEQIESIVCVTAQHRELLDQVLEVFKITPDYDLDVMKDRQTLNEITIRVLEGLEPVLREVKPDLVLVHGDTLTTFLASYASFLQQIQVGHVEAGLRTWNKLSPYPEEMNRQLTGVLADLHFAPTDWSAGNLRHENKKESSIYITGNTVTDVFQYTVQPDYRHPVLDFASGKRLILMTAHRRESQGEPHRHIFRAVKRIADEFEDVAIVYPVHPSPAVKEPAHEILGGHPRIKLIDPLDVVDLHNFYPHTHLILTDSGGLQEEAPSFGVPVLVLRDTTERPEGIEAGTLELVGTDEEKVYQRTHALLTDQNLYQSMSRAANPYGDGKASERIVNAILHHFGAVKERPEEFHRMFTNNK; from the coding sequence ATGTCCAAAATTAAAGTAATGACGATTTTCGGAGTGCGCCCCGAGGCGATCAAGATGGCGCCTCTGGTTCTGGAACTGAACAGGCACCCTGAGCAGATTGAATCCATTGTCTGTGTAACTGCGCAGCACCGTGAACTGCTTGACCAGGTGCTGGAGGTATTCAAAATTACACCGGATTATGATCTGGACGTAATGAAGGACCGCCAGACACTTAATGAAATCACCATCCGGGTGCTTGAAGGACTAGAGCCGGTGCTTCGCGAGGTCAAACCTGACCTGGTGCTGGTACACGGGGACACACTGACCACTTTCCTGGCCAGCTATGCGTCTTTCCTGCAGCAAATTCAGGTTGGGCATGTGGAAGCAGGTCTTCGGACATGGAACAAGCTTTCCCCTTATCCGGAGGAAATGAACCGCCAGCTGACTGGCGTGCTTGCCGATCTGCATTTTGCGCCGACCGATTGGTCAGCAGGCAACCTGAGACACGAGAACAAAAAAGAATCAAGTATTTATATCACAGGCAACACTGTAACTGATGTGTTTCAATATACCGTACAGCCGGACTACCGGCATCCTGTATTGGATTTTGCTTCAGGAAAAAGACTTATTTTGATGACGGCGCACCGCAGAGAATCCCAAGGCGAACCGCACCGTCATATTTTCCGTGCTGTCAAAAGAATCGCTGATGAATTTGAAGATGTAGCCATTGTGTATCCTGTGCACCCGAGTCCGGCAGTGAAGGAACCGGCGCATGAGATCCTCGGCGGACACCCTAGAATTAAGCTGATTGATCCGCTGGATGTCGTTGACCTGCATAATTTTTATCCGCATACCCACCTGATATTGACCGATTCCGGCGGCCTGCAGGAGGAAGCTCCCTCCTTTGGAGTTCCTGTGCTTGTGCTGCGTGATACAACCGAGCGCCCGGAAGGGATCGAGGCCGGAACTTTGGAGCTTGTGGGGACGGACGAGGAGAAGGTGTATCAACGGACACATGCTCTGCTGACCGATCAGAATCTGTATCAGTCCATGAGCCGGGCCGCCAACCCGTATGGAGACGGCAAAGCCTCCGAGAGAATTGTCAATGCGATTTTGCACCATTTCGGAGCTGTTAAAGAACGTCCGGAAGAGTTTCACAGAATGTTCACAAATAATAAATGA
- the upp gene encoding uracil phosphoribosyltransferase, translating into MGKLVICDHPLIQHKLTFIRDVRTNTKEFREHVDEVATLMAYEITRDIPLETITVQTPVAETQSKVISGRMLGLIPILRAGLGMLEGVLKLLPAAKVGHVGLFRDPETLQPVEYYIKLPTDVQERELIVIDPMLATGGSAIAAITSLKNRGCTQIKMMNLIAAPEGVAAVQAAHPDVDIYVAALDDHLNDHGYIVPGLGDAGDRLYGTK; encoded by the coding sequence ATGGGAAAATTGGTGATTTGCGATCATCCATTGATTCAGCACAAACTAACATTTATTCGCGATGTGCGGACCAACACGAAAGAATTCAGAGAGCATGTCGATGAAGTAGCAACACTTATGGCCTATGAGATTACGCGTGATATTCCGCTCGAGACCATTACGGTGCAGACGCCGGTGGCTGAAACGCAGAGCAAAGTGATCTCGGGAAGAATGCTGGGACTGATTCCGATTCTGCGTGCCGGCCTTGGCATGCTTGAAGGCGTCCTGAAGCTGCTTCCGGCAGCGAAGGTAGGACATGTCGGGCTATTCCGTGATCCGGAAACGCTGCAGCCGGTTGAATATTACATTAAGCTTCCTACAGATGTGCAGGAACGCGAACTGATCGTAATCGATCCGATGCTGGCTACAGGCGGCTCTGCAATTGCGGCCATTACCTCGCTTAAGAACCGCGGATGCACCCAGATTAAGATGATGAACCTGATTGCTGCTCCCGAAGGAGTTGCTGCGGTACAAGCTGCTCATCCGGATGTAGATATCTATGTAGCTGCACTTGATGATCATTTGAATGATCATGGTTATATTGTCCCAGGCCTCGGAGATGCCGGCGACAGACTGTATGGAACCAAGTAA
- the glyA gene encoding serine hydroxymethyltransferase — MEQLRKSDPAVLEAMGLELSRQRANIELIASENIVSEAVMEAMGSVLTNKYAEGYPGKRYYGGCEDVDIVENLARDRAKQLFGAEHVNVQPHSGAQANMAVYLAALNPGDTVLGMNLAHGGHLTHGSPVNASGILYNFVAYGVQEDTFLIDYDEVRKAAFKHRPKMIVAGASAYPRTIDFAALASIANDVGALFMVDMAHIAGLVAAGVHPSPVPHAHFVTTTTHKTLRGPRGGMILCRQPWAAAIDKAVFPGSQGGPLMHVIASKAVSFGEALQPSFKTYAENVVKNAKVLAETLISEGVNIVSGGTDNHLMLLDTRNLSITGKDAEKVLDSIGITVNKNAIPFDPTSPFVTSGIRIGTPAVTSRGMDETAMVTIGRIIANVLKNPKDDANLTQAAREVAELTEKYPIYPELQY; from the coding sequence ATGGAACAATTACGTAAGAGTGACCCGGCAGTACTGGAAGCGATGGGCTTGGAACTGAGCCGTCAGCGTGCAAACATTGAACTCATAGCTTCAGAGAATATTGTAAGTGAAGCCGTAATGGAAGCCATGGGCTCCGTGCTTACGAACAAATACGCCGAAGGTTATCCCGGCAAACGTTATTATGGCGGCTGTGAAGATGTGGATATCGTGGAGAACCTGGCCCGTGACCGTGCCAAGCAGCTGTTTGGCGCTGAACATGTCAATGTGCAGCCGCATTCCGGCGCACAGGCTAACATGGCTGTTTACCTTGCAGCGCTTAATCCGGGTGACACTGTACTTGGTATGAATCTGGCACATGGCGGCCATTTGACCCACGGCAGCCCGGTCAATGCTTCCGGTATCCTGTACAACTTTGTGGCGTATGGCGTACAGGAAGACACATTCCTGATTGATTATGATGAAGTACGTAAAGCAGCGTTCAAGCACCGTCCCAAAATGATTGTAGCCGGAGCCAGCGCGTATCCGCGGACTATCGATTTTGCCGCACTCGCTTCCATTGCGAATGATGTGGGAGCTCTATTTATGGTCGATATGGCCCACATTGCCGGATTGGTTGCTGCCGGTGTTCACCCTAGCCCTGTTCCTCATGCCCACTTCGTCACTACAACTACGCATAAAACCTTGCGTGGACCCCGTGGAGGTATGATTCTGTGTAGACAGCCATGGGCTGCTGCCATTGATAAAGCGGTATTCCCTGGTTCCCAGGGCGGTCCTTTGATGCATGTGATTGCTTCCAAAGCCGTTTCATTCGGTGAAGCGCTGCAGCCATCGTTCAAGACTTATGCCGAGAATGTAGTGAAGAATGCCAAAGTTCTCGCAGAGACGCTGATCAGCGAAGGCGTTAATATTGTTTCAGGCGGTACGGATAACCATCTGATGCTGCTCGATACCCGCAATCTGAGCATTACCGGCAAGGATGCCGAGAAGGTGCTTGATTCCATCGGGATTACAGTCAACAAGAACGCGATTCCGTTCGATCCAACCAGTCCGTTTGTAACAAGCGGAATCCGCATTGGTACACCTGCTGTTACATCGCGTGGTATGGACGAGACTGCCATGGTAACGATCGGCCGGATTATTGCGAATGTGCTGAAGAATCCGAAGGATGATGCTAATTTGACTCAGGCTGCACGTGAGGTGGCCGAGCTTACTGAAAAGTATCCGATCTATCCCGAATTGCAGTATTAA
- a CDS encoding TIGR01440 family protein — MDEVLKQDTGESQASGTRSAQAQQSGGGELSLAAATAAVTRELAEAGKLGPGKILVVGASTSEVAGVRIGTGGALEVAQQLLQGITQAAAEFGFHTVYQCCEHLNRSLVMERSLLESLGLREVSAVPVPGAGGSMAAAAYRSMADPVLAESIQAHAGIDIGETLIGMHLRRVAVPFRPSLRYIGAARVNAAWSRPPLIGGERAVYRAPETSGSANCD, encoded by the coding sequence ATGGATGAGGTCCTGAAACAGGACACTGGTGAAAGCCAAGCATCCGGTACACGATCTGCGCAGGCGCAGCAGTCAGGCGGCGGTGAATTATCTTTGGCCGCTGCCACTGCTGCGGTAACGCGCGAACTGGCGGAAGCGGGTAAGCTCGGTCCGGGTAAAATTCTCGTCGTCGGGGCCAGCACCAGTGAAGTGGCCGGTGTGCGGATTGGTACCGGTGGCGCGCTGGAGGTTGCCCAGCAGCTGCTGCAGGGGATCACTCAGGCTGCTGCTGAATTCGGCTTTCATACCGTGTACCAATGCTGTGAGCATCTGAACCGTTCACTGGTTATGGAACGTTCTTTGCTGGAATCGCTTGGGCTTAGAGAGGTTTCGGCGGTGCCGGTTCCGGGAGCCGGAGGTTCGATGGCTGCGGCTGCTTACCGCTCTATGGCAGATCCGGTGCTGGCCGAATCCATCCAGGCCCACGCCGGTATTGATATCGGGGAAACGCTAATCGGCATGCATCTCCGCCGTGTAGCCGTGCCTTTCCGGCCAAGCCTGCGCTATATCGGGGCAGCCCGGGTGAACGCAGCGTGGAGCAGACCTCCGCTAATCGGCGGTGAACGGGCAGTGTACCGTGCGCCGGAGACAAGCGGCTCTGCAAACTGTGACTGA
- a CDS encoding low molecular weight protein arginine phosphatase, producing MLHILFVCTGNTCRSPMAEGLLRKLARERGIDVEVRSAGVSAISGTSISRHAAGILQDEGIDDRIVSSQLTGEAVHWADLVLTLTGGHKRHLLQYFPDAVNKTYTLKEYVHTQESVNADIRELDSLYADAELSISLGGEPSAADLQRIIEIRQRIPSFDISDPFGGSREDYELTAAEIRTALYSLLDKLESLRRL from the coding sequence ATGCTGCATATTTTATTCGTCTGCACAGGAAATACCTGCCGCAGCCCTATGGCTGAAGGTCTTCTGCGGAAGCTTGCGAGGGAGCGGGGGATCGATGTGGAGGTACGGTCTGCCGGAGTTTCTGCCATTTCAGGTACTTCCATATCCAGACATGCTGCCGGAATCCTGCAGGATGAAGGCATTGACGATCGAATAGTATCCTCGCAGCTGACTGGAGAGGCTGTCCACTGGGCTGATCTGGTGCTTACCCTGACAGGGGGGCATAAGCGGCATTTGCTGCAATATTTCCCTGACGCAGTTAACAAGACTTATACGCTTAAGGAATATGTGCATACGCAAGAGTCTGTGAACGCCGATATCCGTGAGTTGGATAGCCTGTATGCAGATGCAGAACTGAGCATTTCACTGGGCGGGGAGCCGAGCGCCGCTGATTTGCAGCGGATTATTGAGATCCGGCAACGTATTCCAAGCTTCGATATCAGTGATCCGTTCGGCGGTTCCCGTGAAGATTATGAGCTTACGGCTGCTGAAATCCGGACTGCACTGTACAGCTTGCTGGATAAGCTGGAATCCTTACGCCGGCTGTGA
- a CDS encoding manganese efflux pump MntP family protein: MGIGGIYEGWGQLVTIAIMAVALGMDAFSLGVGIGMRGIRLLHVLQLSLLIAFFHVLMPLLGLFTGSYVGHLLGQVTTYAAGGLLVLLGGHMILNSFRKDDGGSRPVDHRTVWGMLLISLSVSVDSFSVGVSLGMFVNSIIITVLAFGVCGGMMSITGLLLGRRVSRGLGDYGEALGGAILLAFGLLFIF, translated from the coding sequence ATGGGCATAGGCGGAATATATGAGGGCTGGGGCCAGCTCGTAACAATTGCCATTATGGCGGTTGCGCTGGGGATGGATGCATTCTCGCTCGGTGTGGGGATCGGGATGAGGGGCATCCGTCTGCTGCATGTGCTGCAGCTCAGTCTGCTCATAGCTTTTTTTCATGTGCTGATGCCGCTGCTCGGCTTGTTCACAGGCAGTTATGTCGGCCATCTGCTGGGTCAGGTAACGACCTATGCGGCCGGAGGCTTGCTGGTTCTGCTGGGCGGGCATATGATCCTGAATTCATTCCGCAAGGATGACGGCGGGAGCCGGCCGGTGGATCACCGGACCGTCTGGGGGATGCTGCTGATCTCACTCAGTGTGAGTGTGGATTCCTTTTCGGTCGGGGTTTCACTGGGGATGTTTGTGAATAGTATTATTATTACAGTGCTGGCCTTTGGTGTCTGCGGCGGCATGATGTCCATTACCGGACTGCTGCTGGGCCGGAGAGTGAGCCGCGGGCTCGGGGATTACGGTGAGGCGCTGGGCGGAGCCATACTTTTGGCGTTTGGCTTGCTGTTCATCTTCTGA
- a CDS encoding L-threonylcarbamoyladenylate synthase: protein MTEFENSSFAVQRRSGNIDATLYWSLTTGDTGAAAGQDMPSGLSGGSDREAIAAAAAMLRSGGTVAFPTETVYGLGADARNTSAVEAVFAAKGRPSDNPLIVHIARWEDLEELVLEVHPVASALIDAFWPGPLTLVLPVRPGVLSPLVTAGLDTVGVRMPGHPVALALLRAAECPVAAPSANRSGRPSPTLAAHVMEDLAGYIGGVLDGGAAGVGLESTVVQVQPDGTVAVLRPGGITAEQLAAVAGAGAVASAPAPGPAPRAPGMKYTHYAPRGALGIVRGSSAQRVAETAASLLQAAQREGEITGLLLFEEHRALYPAVPAACIVSLGSLASPEEAARSLYAALRRFDEAGATYILAEACPVTGLGAAIMNRLMKAAGESVIDAG from the coding sequence ATGACCGAATTTGAAAATTCTTCGTTCGCGGTCCAGCGCCGGAGCGGCAATATAGATGCAACACTTTACTGGAGTTTAACTACCGGGGACACCGGAGCTGCTGCGGGGCAGGACATGCCTTCTGGGCTGTCTGGCGGCAGTGACAGGGAGGCCATCGCCGCAGCGGCAGCTATGCTGCGGAGCGGGGGCACGGTTGCTTTTCCGACCGAAACGGTCTACGGATTGGGGGCGGATGCCCGGAATACCTCCGCTGTAGAAGCGGTATTCGCGGCCAAAGGCCGCCCCTCCGACAACCCGCTGATCGTGCATATTGCCCGGTGGGAAGATCTGGAGGAGCTGGTCCTAGAAGTGCATCCGGTAGCCTCCGCGCTGATCGATGCCTTCTGGCCCGGCCCGCTGACGCTGGTGCTGCCGGTCCGTCCCGGCGTGCTCTCGCCGCTGGTTACGGCGGGGCTGGATACGGTCGGCGTGCGCATGCCGGGTCATCCGGTAGCGCTGGCGCTGCTGCGCGCCGCGGAATGCCCGGTTGCCGCGCCCAGCGCCAACCGCTCCGGGCGGCCGAGTCCTACGCTGGCCGCCCATGTGATGGAAGACCTCGCCGGCTATATCGGCGGGGTTCTGGACGGCGGCGCAGCCGGGGTCGGCCTGGAGTCGACCGTGGTGCAGGTGCAGCCGGACGGGACGGTAGCGGTGCTCCGTCCCGGGGGCATCACCGCCGAGCAGCTCGCGGCGGTGGCGGGTGCCGGGGCTGTGGCCTCAGCCCCGGCCCCGGGCCCGGCGCCGCGCGCGCCGGGCATGAAGTACACGCACTATGCCCCGCGCGGCGCGCTTGGCATCGTACGCGGCTCCTCCGCGCAGCGCGTGGCGGAGACCGCCGCAAGCCTGCTGCAGGCGGCGCAGCGGGAGGGCGAGATCACGGGCCTGCTCCTCTTCGAGGAGCATAGGGCCCTGTATCCCGCCGTCCCGGCCGCCTGCATCGTTTCTCTCGGCTCGTTAGCCTCGCCGGAGGAAGCGGCCCGCTCCCTGTATGCCGCCTTGCGGCGCTTCGATGAAGCGGGAGCGACCTACATTCTGGCCGAGGCCTGCCCGGTCACCGGCCTCGGCGCAGCCATTATGAACCGGCTCATGAAAGCCGCCGGTGAATCGGTAATCGACGCCGGTTAA
- the spoIIR gene encoding stage II sporulation protein R encodes MNNDQLNKSDSLRITFKYTAILICFFMILMMAWEGQKSDAAVAEVSIPQESIRLRILANSDGAGDQLVKRQIRDSVVEQINQWVAGLEDPQSLEQARALIQSHLPELNDLVGGELARRGIEYSYKVELGTVPFPTKMYGGRVYPAGEYEALRVTLGAGKGQNWWCVLFPPLCFIDAGSGDAAAAEPAADKKASAVSAKASGDGAKVKTAEAGAAKAASGVTASSGGDGGADADAEAPKVKFFVWELLQNLWSWICGLFS; translated from the coding sequence ATGAATAACGATCAGCTGAATAAAAGTGATTCCCTGCGGATTACATTTAAGTATACTGCCATTTTAATTTGTTTTTTTATGATTCTGATGATGGCCTGGGAAGGGCAAAAAAGCGATGCTGCCGTAGCGGAGGTGTCCATACCGCAGGAGTCGATCCGTCTGCGCATTCTGGCGAATTCGGATGGTGCGGGAGATCAGCTGGTCAAGCGCCAGATCCGTGACAGTGTGGTGGAGCAGATTAACCAGTGGGTAGCCGGGCTGGAGGATCCCCAGAGTCTGGAGCAGGCGCGGGCGCTGATTCAGAGCCATCTCCCGGAACTGAATGACCTGGTGGGCGGAGAGCTTGCGCGGCGGGGAATCGAATATAGTTATAAGGTCGAACTGGGCACCGTACCTTTTCCGACAAAAATGTATGGTGGCCGGGTCTATCCTGCCGGGGAATATGAAGCGCTGCGGGTCACGCTTGGTGCAGGCAAAGGCCAGAATTGGTGGTGTGTGCTGTTTCCGCCGCTCTGCTTCATTGATGCCGGATCGGGTGATGCGGCAGCTGCGGAACCCGCAGCAGACAAGAAGGCTTCGGCGGTCTCCGCTAAGGCTTCCGGAGACGGAGCCAAGGTGAAAACGGCGGAGGCGGGGGCCGCTAAGGCTGCTTCCGGGGTCACGGCTTCGTCCGGCGGGGACGGCGGTGCGGACGCTGATGCAGAAGCGCCGAAGGTGAAGTTCTTCGTATGGGAGCTGCTGCAGAATTTGTGGAGCTGGATCTGCGGGCTATTCTCTTAG